Part of the Sulfuricaulis sp. genome is shown below.
GGCCGAGATCGGTGGAGGCGACTTCCTTGCCGTTCAGGGAGAAGCTCAGTTTCTGAATGTAATGCGCCGGGACTTTCTTGTCCTTGTCCTTGGGGTCCGGGCGTTGACCGGTTTCCATCGGATGGTCAACCAGCACCAGGACGTCGGTTACGCCGCCTTGGGTTTTGGTCCGGATTTTAGTCTGCATGTCTGCCATGTCGTTTTCCTCAGAAGTATTCGTTAGCCGTTATGAGGGTCAACCCCCACACCCGCCCGCCGTGACCTTGATGTTCTGCTTGGCCACGTGGAGCTTGCCGCCGGCCTTGACGACGGCGTAGACGTCCGAGGTGTTGCCCA
Proteins encoded:
- a CDS encoding thiosulfate oxidation carrier protein SoxY, which produces GNTSDVYAVVKAGGKLHVAKQNIKVTAGGCGG
- the soxZ gene encoding thiosulfate oxidation carrier complex protein SoxZ produces the protein MADMQTKIRTKTQGGVTDVLVLVDHPMETGQRPDPKDKDKKVPAHYIQKLSFSLNGKEVASTDLGPAVSKDPLVGIKLKGAKPGDKIKVTWSDNKGESGSGEATVG